In Vibrio tritonius, the following are encoded in one genomic region:
- a CDS encoding YbaN family protein, which translates to MKLWMYKCIAVLSLMMAFAGVLLPGLPATEFVILSAWAAAKGSPTIYRFIMSRPYFRDMIENWQNGRVITRKNKVISTISISVCFLILWVHHVAFWVLFVATAGMLIALVIIWRRPEVRPATSQSSLASSEAE; encoded by the coding sequence GTACAAGTGTATTGCTGTATTGAGTTTGATGATGGCGTTTGCGGGGGTTTTGTTACCCGGTTTACCTGCCACTGAGTTTGTGATTCTCAGTGCTTGGGCGGCAGCCAAAGGTTCGCCAACGATTTATCGTTTTATTATGTCACGGCCCTATTTTCGCGACATGATAGAAAACTGGCAAAATGGGCGGGTTATCACTCGCAAGAATAAAGTGATCTCGACTATTTCTATATCCGTGTGTTTTCTTATCTTGTGGGTTCATCATGTTGCGTTTTGGGTGTTGTTTGTTGCTACGGCTGGTATGTTGATTGCCTTGGTGATTATTTGGCGTCGACCGGAAGTTCGCCCTGCCACTTCCCAATCCTCTCTCGCGTCTTCAGAAGCAGAATAA